A window of Flavobacterium flavigenum contains these coding sequences:
- a CDS encoding DUF4345 family protein has product MKKLINILVVLAIIPLLVLGTVNVFAPLNTFELYGIKPLGIMTYSTFRGAIGGMLIGGGLIMLMGLITKNKTWYQASLLLIAVIFICRIISVVFDGYTNDLLPAGITELYIIVVMYFASKQLDHSKK; this is encoded by the coding sequence ATGAAAAAACTAATCAATATTTTAGTAGTGCTTGCAATTATCCCTTTATTGGTTTTAGGTACAGTAAATGTATTTGCTCCTTTAAATACTTTTGAATTGTATGGCATTAAACCATTAGGCATAATGACTTACAGTACCTTTAGAGGAGCCATCGGCGGTATGCTTATAGGAGGCGGGCTAATAATGCTTATGGGCTTAATTACCAAAAACAAAACTTGGTATCAAGCATCTTTATTACTAATAGCTGTAATATTCATTTGCAGAATTATTAGTGTAGTATTTGATGGTTATACAAATGATTTATTACCGGCAGGTATAACCGAATTGTATATTATTGTTGTAATGTATTTTGCATCAAAACAACTAGATCATTCTAAAAAGTAA
- a CDS encoding NADP-dependent oxidoreductase, with product MKAFIVKKYSKKEKLHLTDWAEPTVNENDVLVQVHSAGVNVIDILIRNGDFKLFLPMKPPFLLGRDVAGIVIKTGAKVTKFKVGDEVYSSSGDHHLGTYAEYISIAENDVAFKPKNLSMEEAASIPLVGLTSWQALVEIGKIKKGQKVFIQAGSGGVGAFAIQLAKHLGAFVATTTSSKNTYLVKSLGADLIIDYKTEDFETKLKDYDLVLHSNKDSKILEKSLRILKSGGQLISLVGPPTPEFADALGLSWPLKLVIKLLSFSVRKKVKKQNVSFKFLFMKPEGKQLGEITKLIEAGIIKPVIDKVFPFEQANEALSYIETGRSKGKVVVKVR from the coding sequence ATGAAAGCATTCATAGTAAAAAAATACAGCAAGAAAGAAAAATTACATTTAACGGATTGGGCTGAACCTACTGTAAATGAAAATGATGTATTGGTACAAGTACATTCGGCAGGTGTTAATGTGATAGATATACTCATACGAAATGGGGATTTCAAACTTTTTCTACCTATGAAACCGCCTTTTCTATTGGGACGTGACGTGGCAGGCATAGTCATAAAAACAGGTGCAAAAGTTACTAAGTTCAAAGTTGGAGATGAAGTTTACTCTAGTTCAGGCGATCATCATCTAGGTACTTATGCTGAATACATTTCTATTGCTGAAAATGATGTAGCATTCAAGCCCAAAAATCTTTCAATGGAAGAAGCTGCTTCCATTCCGTTAGTTGGTTTAACTTCTTGGCAGGCACTTGTAGAAATAGGAAAAATTAAAAAAGGTCAAAAAGTCTTTATTCAGGCAGGTTCAGGTGGCGTGGGTGCATTCGCTATTCAATTAGCAAAACATTTAGGTGCTTTTGTAGCAACAACTACAAGCTCAAAAAATACATACTTAGTAAAAAGTCTCGGTGCTGATTTAATTATTGACTACAAAACAGAAGATTTTGAAACTAAATTGAAAGACTACGATTTGGTATTGCACAGCAATAAAGATTCAAAAATTCTTGAAAAATCACTTCGAATTCTAAAATCTGGCGGACAATTAATTTCTCTGGTCGGACCACCAACGCCTGAATTTGCCGATGCACTTGGTTTGTCTTGGCCTTTGAAATTGGTAATTAAACTTTTAAGTTTTAGTGTAAGAAAAAAAGTAAAGAAACAGAATGTATCTTTTAAATTCCTGTTTATGAAACCAGAAGGAAAACAATTGGGAGAAATAACCAAACTAATAGAAGCAGGAATTATTAAACCGGTCATTGATAAAGTGTTTCCCTTTGAGCAAGCTAATGAAGCATTGTCTTACATTGAAACTGGAAGGTCAAAAGGGAAAGTTGTTGTTAAGGTCAGGTAG
- a CDS encoding alpha/beta fold hydrolase has product MKKYLIAVFLLIGYISNLFSQSNISQSNNYEIMTTSNSQSVEYTYATVPTQFIEANGIKFAYRSYGKEGDIPVIYFNHLTANLDNCDPRIMDSIAKHRQIISFDYRGVGATTGEQGTSIADMSKDAIAFIHALGYKQVDIVAFSMGGFITQELLLQEPTLARKIILAGTGSRGGKGVSDVVGLTYKDIFKGLFTFRDPKFYLFFTQNKVGKEAARDFLKRLKERTENRDEKVKLSVLKNQLKAIETWGHDKPADLSVFKHPVLVVNGDNDRMVPTPNSYDLAIRFPNAEKVIIYPNSGHGGIFQYHEEFLEKAIPFLTK; this is encoded by the coding sequence ATGAAAAAGTATTTAATTGCAGTTTTTCTGTTAATAGGTTATATTAGTAATCTATTTTCACAATCAAATATTTCACAATCAAATAATTATGAAATTATGACTACATCAAATTCACAAAGTGTAGAATACACTTATGCTACTGTACCCACTCAGTTTATTGAAGCTAACGGAATAAAATTTGCTTACCGATCTTATGGAAAAGAAGGAGATATACCGGTCATATATTTTAATCACCTAACAGCAAACCTTGATAATTGCGATCCAAGAATTATGGATTCTATTGCCAAACACCGTCAAATTATTTCTTTTGATTATCGTGGCGTTGGTGCTACAACAGGTGAGCAAGGAACAAGTATTGCTGATATGTCTAAAGATGCTATTGCTTTTATTCATGCGTTGGGATACAAACAAGTGGATATTGTGGCATTTTCTATGGGTGGTTTTATTACGCAAGAATTACTTTTGCAAGAACCGACTTTAGCTCGTAAAATTATTCTTGCGGGAACCGGATCAAGAGGTGGAAAAGGGGTTAGCGATGTGGTTGGTTTAACGTATAAGGATATTTTCAAAGGTCTGTTTACATTCAGGGATCCTAAATTTTATCTGTTTTTTACTCAAAACAAAGTAGGTAAAGAAGCAGCTCGTGATTTTCTAAAACGTCTAAAAGAAAGAACTGAAAACCGTGATGAGAAAGTAAAACTCAGTGTGTTGAAAAATCAGCTTAAAGCCATCGAAACATGGGGACATGACAAGCCCGCTGATTTAAGTGTTTTCAAACATCCCGTATTAGTAGTAAATGGCGATAATGACAGAATGGTGCCAACGCCTAATTCGTATGATTTAGCAATTCGGTTTCCTAATGCTGAAAAAGTAATAATTTATCCAAATTCAGGACATGGTGGTATTTTTCAATATCATGAAGAATTTCTTGAAAAAGCTATACCATTTTTAACTAAATAA
- a CDS encoding alpha/beta fold hydrolase: protein MGNNELTTETQYANIDNKQIAYRKIGNGTPLILANRFRGTLDTWDPLFLDLLAKNNTVVTFDYSGIGYSEGELPVDLHEVASEVTKMADHLNFDKYFVGGWSYGGLIAQYATFLYPTRVLGTIVIGSNPMGKNDAPLSPLFLEKALQPTYTPEDIITLFFEPTSEKSSAAGIASLQRIAQRYDESKVPVKPEILQRYFAATPQLTEDKDNFREGYKTLQTPVLVISGDNDISFAVENWFPLLKKAPTLQHIIFHAAGHAPHYQYPELTTTYINTFINNTITK, encoded by the coding sequence ATGGGAAACAATGAATTAACAACAGAAACACAATATGCAAATATTGACAACAAACAAATTGCTTACCGTAAAATAGGTAACGGTACACCGCTAATTTTGGCAAATCGTTTTAGAGGGACTTTAGATACTTGGGATCCCCTTTTTCTTGATTTATTAGCAAAAAATAACACAGTAGTTACTTTTGACTATTCAGGTATTGGATATTCGGAAGGGGAATTACCAGTTGATTTGCACGAAGTTGCATCTGAGGTAACAAAAATGGCAGACCACCTAAATTTCGATAAATATTTTGTTGGAGGCTGGTCTTATGGTGGTTTGATAGCTCAATACGCTACTTTCCTTTATCCAACAAGAGTGTTAGGTACCATTGTAATTGGCAGCAATCCAATGGGTAAAAACGATGCTCCTCTTTCTCCATTATTTTTAGAAAAAGCATTGCAGCCTACCTATACTCCGGAAGATATTATTACCTTGTTTTTCGAGCCAACATCAGAAAAAAGTAGTGCAGCCGGAATCGCATCTTTACAGCGTATTGCTCAAAGATATGACGAATCAAAGGTACCGGTTAAGCCTGAAATACTCCAACGCTATTTTGCAGCCACACCACAATTGACAGAAGACAAAGATAATTTTAGAGAAGGCTACAAAACATTGCAAACTCCTGTATTGGTAATTTCAGGCGACAATGACATTTCATTTGCAGTAGAAAACTGGTTTCCATTATTGAAAAAAGCACCAACTTTACAACATATTATTTTTCATGCTGCAGGTCATGCACCGCATTATCAATATCCGGAATTGACAACTACTTATATTAATACTTTCATTAATAATACTATTACTAAATAA
- a CDS encoding SDR family oxidoreductase, with product MSKNILITGASSGFGLLIANELHRKGYNVIGTSRNPEKYASKLPFKLISLDLDSEESINSLPNRVFTEVNKLDILINNAGFLVSGIAEETPIELGRKQLETNFWGTIKVTNAMLPHFRKQKSGKIITVGSIIGLVAFPNAAYYAASKHALEGYFKALRYELDGFNINVAMIEPAAFKTSILDNSSSPTNKIEDYNSLRNKIEKFTNDLVDKAEDPAMVAEKVLKVVQTAKPKFRNIVGKGTSVLINLQHFAYGVLEKNVLKQLNK from the coding sequence ATGAGTAAGAATATTTTAATAACAGGGGCTTCTTCCGGATTTGGTTTGCTTATCGCAAACGAGCTTCACAGAAAGGGTTATAATGTAATTGGTACAAGTCGTAATCCAGAAAAGTACGCATCAAAATTACCTTTCAAACTAATTTCTTTAGATTTAGATTCAGAAGAATCAATAAACAGTTTGCCAAATAGAGTTTTTACGGAAGTAAACAAATTGGACATTCTTATCAACAATGCTGGATTTTTGGTTTCTGGAATTGCGGAAGAAACGCCGATTGAATTGGGAAGAAAACAATTGGAAACGAACTTTTGGGGTACAATCAAAGTTACCAACGCAATGTTACCTCATTTTAGAAAACAAAAATCTGGCAAAATAATAACTGTCGGGTCTATTATTGGTTTGGTAGCATTTCCAAATGCAGCTTATTATGCAGCTTCTAAACATGCACTTGAAGGATACTTTAAGGCTTTGCGATACGAATTAGATGGCTTTAATATTAACGTTGCAATGATTGAGCCAGCTGCTTTCAAAACCAGTATTCTAGATAATTCGTCATCACCAACGAACAAAATTGAAGACTACAATTCATTGAGAAATAAAATTGAAAAATTTACAAATGATTTGGTAGATAAAGCCGAAGATCCTGCAATGGTTGCAGAAAAAGTACTGAAAGTAGTTCAAACAGCTAAGCCGAAATTTAGAAATATTGTAGGTAAAGGTACTTCTGTCTTGATTAATTTGCAGCATTTTGCTTATGGGGTCCTGGAAAAAAATGTTCTTAAGCAATTAAACAAATAA
- a CDS encoding winged helix-turn-helix transcriptional regulator — protein sequence METSKKRSECPLSCSLDVFGDKWSLLIIRDLIFYKKGTYNDFLKSEEGIATNILASRLKALEENGIVEKSAHPDSKAKNLYKLTTKGIDLLPIIMEVYIWSDKYFTMPSEIKEIIKEAKKDKDKFVKQITKELKSK from the coding sequence ATGGAAACAAGTAAAAAAAGGTCAGAATGCCCATTGAGCTGCTCATTGGATGTGTTTGGAGACAAATGGTCCTTACTAATCATCAGGGATCTAATATTTTATAAAAAAGGCACCTACAATGACTTTTTAAAATCGGAGGAAGGCATTGCTACCAATATTTTGGCATCAAGACTAAAGGCATTGGAAGAAAACGGCATTGTTGAGAAATCAGCACACCCAGACAGTAAAGCGAAAAATTTGTACAAACTGACAACAAAAGGAATAGATTTATTGCCTATAATTATGGAAGTTTATATTTGGTCGGATAAATATTTTACAATGCCATCAGAGATAAAGGAGATAATTAAAGAAGCCAAAAAAGACAAAGATAAATTTGTAAAACAGATAACAAAAGAGCTGAAATCAAAATAA
- a CDS encoding gluconate 2-dehydrogenase subunit 3 family protein, which produces MERRDALKKMAYLMGGAISATTMGVLFESFTVYNPEQNYAYSFLATDEEILAEFAEIILPTTTNSPGAKAAGLGTLIPLIIKDCYPPNLQQVFKRGYEDMLAFSKTKFNKEFLSLNTEEKKLLMNELKQQTIDNNREPSFFLIARDLTLLGYFSSEIGCTIAREYLPIPGKYDGNADYKPGQKAWAI; this is translated from the coding sequence ATGGAAAGAAGAGACGCACTAAAAAAGATGGCTTATTTGATGGGTGGAGCAATCTCTGCTACAACAATGGGTGTTTTATTTGAAAGTTTTACTGTATATAATCCCGAACAGAATTATGCCTATTCGTTTTTAGCTACAGATGAAGAAATTCTTGCCGAATTTGCCGAAATTATTTTACCTACAACAACAAATTCTCCCGGCGCAAAAGCTGCTGGTCTTGGTACTTTAATACCATTAATCATAAAAGACTGCTACCCTCCCAATCTTCAACAAGTCTTTAAGAGAGGCTATGAAGATATGCTGGCTTTCAGCAAAACGAAATTCAACAAAGAATTCCTAAGTCTTAATACTGAAGAAAAGAAACTTCTTATGAATGAATTAAAACAACAGACTATAGACAACAACAGAGAACCATCATTCTTTTTAATCGCCAGAGATTTAACTCTTTTAGGATACTTCTCTTCAGAAATTGGCTGTACAATCGCACGAGAATATTTGCCTATACCAGGCAAATACGATGGAAATGCAGACTACAAACCCGGACAAAAAGCCTGGGCAATATAG